The genomic segment CCAGGAGCCGGACAGCACCCAGGAGCCGACTGGTCCTGTCCTCGACCCGCCCGCCACGCCAGCCGACGACCTGGTCGAGGAGGAGGCGCTGGTCGAGGAGATCTCGATCGACGGGATGTGCGGCGTCTACTGAGCAAGGGGCCGGCCATGACGTTCGACCCGGCGCGGCCCTACCGGCTGCACCCCCAGGTGGCCCTGCGCGACGAGCCGTTCGGGGCCCTCGCCTACCACTACGGCAACCGGAGACTGACCTTCCTGAAGTCGCCACGGCTGGTCGAGCTGGTCCGCGCCCTCGAAGGCCATCCGAGCCTGGACGGCGCCCTCGACGTACTCGGCCTGCCGCCGCCGGAGCGCACCCGCTGGCGCCGGTCGCTCGAGCAGCTCGCAGCCTCGGAGGTGATCTGTGCTCGCTGACCGGCTCAAGTACGGCCTGGCCGCGCCCATCTGCCTGACCTGGGAGCTGACCTACGGCTGCAACCTGGCCTGCGTGCACTGCCTGTCGTCCTCGGGACGGCGCGACCCGGCCGAGCTGTCCACCGCCGAGGCCAAGGCCGTGGTCGACGAGCTCGCGGCCATGCAGGTCTTCTACGTCAACGTCGGCGGTGGCGAGCCGCTGGTCCGGACCGACTTCTTCGAGCTGGTCGAATACGCGGTGACCAGCGGCGTCGGGGTGAAGTTCTCCACCAACGGCGCCCTGCTCGACCGGGCCAAGGCGGCCCGGGTCGCGGCCATGGACTACGTCGACGTCCAGGTCAGCCTGGACGGCGCGACCGCGGTCACCAACGACGCCGTACGCGGCCCGGGCAGCTTCGCGGCCGCCCGCCGGGCCATGGACAACCTGGCTGGGGCGGGCTTCCGGGCGTTCAAGCTCTCGGTCGTGCTCACCCGCCACAACGTCGCCGAGCTGGACGAGCTGGAGGCCCTGGCCGCCGCGTACGGCGCGGTGCTTCGGGTGACCCGGCTGCGGCCGTCGGGCCGGGGGGCGGCGGCCTGGGCCGGCCTCCACCCCACCGCGGAGCAGCAACGGGCCGTCCACCGCTGGCTGGTCGACCGGCCGCACGTCCTCACCGGGGACTCCTTCTTCCACCTCTCGGCCCTGGGCGAGCCGCTGCCCGGGCTGAACCTGTGCGGCGCGGGCCGGGTCGTCTGCCTGGTCGACCCGGTGGGCGACGTCTACGCCTGCCCGTTCGTGCTCCACGACGACTTCAAGGCCGGCAGCGTCCGCGACCCGGGCGGGTTCGCGGCCGTGTGGCGCTCGTCGGAGCTGTTCCGCTCGCTCCGCGAGCCCCAGAGCGCCGGGGCCTGCGCCTCCTGCGGCGCCTACGACGCCTGCCAGGGCGGCTGCATGGCAGCCAAGTTCTTCACCGGCCTGCCCCTGGACGGGCCCGACCCCGAATGCGTCCTCGGCCACGGCGAGCGGGCGCTGGCCGTGCTGCCGCCCGGGTCGGCGCCATCCCCCGGGCCCGGACACTCCAAACGGCGGCTGCTGCCAGTGCTGCCGAGCCGCTGATGCCGTCCGGGCCCGCCGCCCGTCCCGCCCGCCTGAAGCGCGCGAGGCCGTGGCTCTCCACGCCGCTGGCCCTGCGCGGGCGGACCGCGCCGGGCCGGGTGTGGTTCGGGCCCCACGAGACCAACCTGGGCCGGGGCCGGGCCCTCTCGGACCGGCACGTGGCCTACTACGGCCGGCGCGCGGCCGGCGGCGCCGCGGTGGTCGTGGTCGAGGAGGCGTCGGTCCACCCCTCCGACTGGCCGTACGAACGGGCCCCGCTGGCGGCCCGGTGCGCGGACGGCTGGGCGGCGGTCGCTGCCGCCTGCCGGCCCCACGGCACGCTGGTCCTGGCCGCCATCGGGCACGCCGGCGGCCAGGGCTCGAGCGCCTACCACCAGCTCCCGCTGTGGGCGCCCTCGCGGGTACCCGAAGTGACCAGCCGGGAGGTGCCCAAGGCGATGGAGCTGGAGGACGTCGCCGCCGTGGTGGCCGGATTCGCCCAGGCCGCCCGCCTGGCCGTCCAGGCCGGGCTGGATGGCGTCGAGGTCAACGCCGGCCAACACAGCCTGGTGCGGCAGTTCCTGTCCGGGCTCACCAACCAGCGGGACGACGAGTACGGGACCGACAGGCTCCGCTTCGCCCGCGAGGTGCTCGGCGCCGTCCGGGAGGCCGCCGGGGACGCGATCGTCGGGCTCCGCCTGTCCTGCGACGAGCTGGCGCCCTGGGCCGGCATCGTGCCCGAGGCGGGAGCCGCCCTCGCGGCCGAGCTGGCCGGTCCGGTCGACTACGTGGTACCAGTCCGCGGCTCGATCTACTCGGTCTCCGCCACCCGGCCCGACGGGCACGTCGAGCCCGGCTTCAACCTGGGGCTCGCCCGCGCCGTGCGCGCCGCGCTGCCCGGACCGGTCGCGGTGGTCGCCCAAGGCTCCATCGTCGACGTGGCCATGGCGGCCGAGGTCCTCGCCGACGGGACCGCCGAGGCGGTCGAGATGACCCGGGCCCAGATCGCCGACCCCGACCTGGCCGCCAAGGCGGCCGCGGGCCTTTCCGCCCGCATCCGCCCCTGCATCCTCTGCAACCAGGCCTGCCAGGTCCGCGACGCGCGCAACCCGATCGTGAGCTGCGTCGGTGAGCCGTCGGCCGGCCACGAGACCGAGGACCCACCGGTGGACCGCCCCCCTGCCGGCCCCGGTCCAGCCGGGGTCGGCAGGGCCGACGACCCGGCAGCCGCCGACGACCCGGCAGCCGCCGACGACCCGGCAGCCGCCGACGACCCGGCGGCTCCGGCCCTGCCCAGCGGGACGCTCCCGGGCCACAGCGGGACGCTCCAGGGCCACCGGAGGGTGCCGCCCGCGGCGGCTGGGGACAGAGACCAGAGCGGTGTGCTCGTCGTGGGTGGCGGGCCTGCCGGGCTCGAGTGCGCCCGGGTGGCCGCCTTGCGCGGCCACCGGGTGCGGCTCGTGGAGCGCTCGGACCGTCTCGGCGGCGCGCTACGGGTCGCGGCCCGCGGCGCCGGCCGGGCCCGGCTCGCCGTCCTGGCCGACTGGCTCGCCAGCGAGTGCCTGGCCCTCGGCGTCGACGTGCGGCTGGGCCACGAGGCCACCGCGGCGGAGCTGGCCGGCTCCGGCTCCGGCGGCGCCGTCGTGCTCTGCACCGGCGGCCGGGCCGGCGAGCCGGCCTACGAGGTCGAGGACGGCGCGGCCGTGGTGACCGCGCGCGAGGCGCTCGACGGCGGGCCCGGCCTGCCGGACGGACCGGTGGCGGTCTGGGACCCCGTCGGAGGGCCGATCGGCGTCTCCGTGGCGGAGTTGCTGGCAGCCGCCGGCCGGACCGTCAGCCTGCTCACCCCCGACCTCGTGGCCGGGCAGGAGCTTGCCCGCTCCGGCGACCTCGCTCCCGCCAACGTCCGGCTCCACCAGGCCGGGGTGGGCCTGGTCAAGCGAGCTGTCCTCCGCCGGGCCAGTCACGGTCAGGCCATGACCGAGGACCGCTTCACCGGTGCCGCGGACGCAGTCCCGGCCACCGTCCTGGTCGACGCCGGGCACCGGCTGCCCGACGACCGGCTCTGGCGCGAGACGGGCGGCACCCTGCCACGGGCCGGCGACGCGGTTGCCCCCCGCACGATCTACGAGGCGGTGCTCGAAGGCCGCCGCGCCGCCCTGGCCCTGGCCGCCCCGGCCCCGGAGGGGCGCCGAGCCTCCCGCCCCAGCGCAGCCGGGGCGCCTCTCGAGGAAGAGGGGCGCCAGTGACCGCTCGGGGCCGGTACCGGCACCTGTTCAGCCCGCTGCGGATCGGGCCGGTCACGGTGGCGAACCGGATCGTGTTCGCCGCCCACCTCACCAACTACGCGGAGGACGGCGGGCCGAGCGAGCAGCACGCCGCCTACTACGCGGCCCGGGCGGCGGGCGGCGCCGGGCTGATCATCACCGAGGAGCACTCGACCCACCCCACCGACTGGCCCTACGAGAAGCTCATCCACGGCTTCCGGCCCGACGTGGTCCCCGGCTACCGGCGCGTCACCGAGGCCGTGCACGCCCACGGCGTGCCGATCTTCGCGCAGATCAACCACAACGGCGGTCAGGGGTCGGGCACGTACTCACGCCTGCCGCTCTGGGCCCCCTCTCCCGTGGCCGACCCCCTGTTCCGGGAGGTGCCCAAGGAGATCACCAGGGCCGAGATCGGCGAGGTCGTGGCCGGCTACGCCACGGTGGCCGGGCACTGCGCCGCAGGCGGCTTCGACGGCATCGAGCTGCAGTGCTCGCACTCCTCGATCGTGCGTGCGTTCCTGTCGCCCTGGGCCAACCGGCGCACCGACCGCTACGGCGGGTCGCTCGCCAACCGCATGCGGATCCTGCTCGAGCTCGTCCCCGCGGTGCGGGAGGCCATCGGCCGCGACCGCGCCCTGGGCGTGCGGCTCTGCGGCGACGAGCTGATCGAGGGCGGCATCGTCCTGGACGAAGCGGTCGAGGTGGCCCGTGCGCTCGAGTCGACTGGACTGGTGGACTACGTCAACACCTCGATCGGCGTGGCCACCATGACCCTGTTCATGATCGAGGCGTCCATGCACGTCCCGCCCGGCTACGCGCTGTTCGTCCCCTCGGCGATCCGCAAGGCGGTCGACCTGCCGGTGGTCGGGGTGGGCCGGTTCAAGGACCCGCTGCAGGCCGAGCGGGCCATCGAGGAGGGCCACTGCGACCTCGTCGGAGTGGTGCGGGGCCAGATCGCCGACGCCGACTTCGCGGCCAAGGCCCGTGCCGGCGCGGGCGAGCAGATCCGCCTCTGCCTGTCCTGCAACCAGGAGTGCGTCGGGCGCATGGGCCAGAACCGCTGGGTGGGCTGCATCGAGAGCCCGCGGACGGGCCGGGAGGCCGCCGCGCCCGCCCGGCCGGCCGCCCGGCGCCGTCGCGTCCTGGTCGCGGGCGCCGGCCCGGCCGGGCTGCAGGCCGCCATCGCCGCGGCCGCCCGGGGCCACGTCGTCACCGTGCACGAGCGCGAGCCGGTGGCCGGCGGCCAGGTCCGGCTCGCCGCCACCGTCCCGAGCCGGGCCGAGCTGGGCGACCTGGTCCGCAACCAGCTCGCCGAGTGCCGCCGCCTCGGCGTGGAGGTCCGCTACGGGAGCCGGGTCGACCTCGAGCTGATCCGCGCCGAGGCCCCCGACGCCGTGGTGGTGGCGACCGGAGCCGAACCGGCTCGCCCCTGGTGGGCGCCGCCGGCAGCCATGCCCGAGGCACACGAGTCGCGCGGACCTGAAGTACGGGAGACCCTCACGCCCGCAGCACGCGAGACCCACCCGCCCGCAGCACAGGAGGCCCACCCGCCCGCAGCACGCGAGACGCCCGGGCCAAGCGCGGGCGGCCCGCCAGTGGTCGACGTGCGCGACGTGCTGGAGGGCGTCGCCACGCCAGCCGGGCGGGTCGTGGTCGTCGACGAGCTCGGCTTCCACCAGGCCACCAGCGTCGCCGAGCTGCTTGCCGACCGAGGCTGCCGGGTCGAGGTGCTCGCCCCGGCGATGGTGGTCGGCCAGGACCTCGGCGCCACCCTCGACATGGAGGGGTGGTGCACGCGGGCGGCGGCCAAGGGCATCGTCCAGACTCCAGACTCGGTCGTGATCGGCATGGACGGGGGGAAGCTGCAGGTCCTCCACCATCCGTCCGGCCGCACAATGAGCTACGACGTGGACTGGGTGGTGCTCGCCGTGCCCCAGGCGCCGGCCGAGGCGCTCTACTTCGACCTGAAGGCGGCCAGGCTGCCCGGAGTCGAGGTCCACCGGGCCGGGGACTGCGTGGCCCCGCGCCGGGCCCACGCCGCGGTCGTCGAGGGCGACCGGATCGGGGCCGCTTTGTGAAGCGGTCGTGCGGGAGCAGGCGGTGATCGCCGTCGTGCCGGTGCGGGCCGGCATCCTGCCGCTCGGCGCCGACGAGACCGTGGCCGAGGCGGGTGGCGCGGCCCTGGTCGTCGGCGAAGATGCCGCGGCGGCGGCCGGGGAGCTGACCGCCACCCGGGCGCCGGTCCGGGCGGCCGAGGCCGGCCCGTTCCGGGCCGGGGCGTGGGCGGCGGCGCTCGCGCCGCTGCTGGCCGGGGAGGCAGTGGTCGTCCTGCCCGCCTCGCCAGACGGCCGCGACCTGGCCCCCCGGCTGGCCGCGGCCCTCGGGCGCCCGCTGCTGGCCGGGGCGGTGCGGGTCGAGGTGGGCAGGGTCGTGCTCGCCCGCCACCGCGGGCTGGTCGCCGACGAGGTCGCCGTGGACCGGCCGGTGGTCGCCACCCTGCAGCCGGGGGTGAGAGGCGTGGAGCCCGGCCCGGCCGGCCGGCACCCGGTCGAGCCGCTCGAGCTGGCCCTGGCTGGCGGCCACGACGCCGAGCCGCTGGAGCTGCTGCCGCCCGACCCGGCCACCATGGACCTGGCCGAGGCACCCCGGATCGTGGCCGGTGGCCAGGGCCTGGGCGGCCCCGAGGCGTTCGCGGTGCTCGGGCGGGTGGCCCAGGCCCTGGGCGCCTCCCTGGGCGCGACCCGGGTGGCCACCGACCAGGGCTGGGCGTCGGCCGAGCGCCAGATCGGCACCACCGGCGTGACCGTGGACCCGCGGCTCTACGTGGGCGTCGGCATCTCCGGAGCGGTGCAGCACGTCGCTGGCCTCGGCCGCCCCGACCACGTGATCGCGGTCAACACCGACCCGAGCTGCCCGATGATGGCCATGGCCGACCTCGCCGTCGTGAGCGACGCCCCCGCGTTCGTCGCCGAGCTCGCCGCCCGCCTGGGCACGGCCGCGCCCGCGGGCGCCCGCGCAGGAGGCGCCAATGGCTGAGACCGTGCCGTCGTTGCTGGCCCAGGGCGCTGCCGCGACCAGAGCGGCGGCTCACCTCCCGCCGGCGGCTCACCTCCCACCGGCGGCCCACCTCCCGTCAGTGGCCCACCTCCCACCGGCGGCCCACCTCCCACTAGCGGCTCACCTCCCACTAGCGGCCCACCTCCCACCGGCGGCCCAGAGCGCCGACGCGACGCAGTCCGCGACCCGACCCGCGGCCGAAGGCTTCGACGTGGTCGTGGTCGGGGCGGGGCCGGCCGGGTCGGCCGCCGCCCTCACCCTGGCCCGGGCCGGGGTGCGGGTCTGTCTGGTGGAGCGGGGGCCGTTCCCGGGCGCGAAGAACATGTACGGCGGGGTCCTGTACGGCCGCGTGCTCGACGGGCTGCTCCCAGGCTGGTGGCAGGAGGCCCCGGTGCAGCGCTGGGTCACCCGCCGGGCCACCATGGTGGTCACCCCCACTCAGAGCCTCACGGTCGACTTCCGCACCACCGCCTGGGGCGAGCCGCCCTACAACGGCGCCACCGTCTACCGGTCCGACCTCGACGCCTGGCTGGCCGCGAAGGCCGAGGCGGCCGGAGCGGTGCTGCTCTGCTCGACGACCGTCACGGGCCTGACCCGTGGCCCGACCGGCCAAGTGACCGGGGTGCGGACCGACCGTCCCGACGGCGACCTGCCAGCCCGGGTGGTCGTCGCCTGCGACGGCGTGAACTCGCTCCTGGCCAAGGAGGCCGGCCTCTACCGCCATCCCGAGCCCGAGCACTTCACCCTGGGCGTCAAGGAGGTCCTGGCCCTGCCCAGGCAGGACATCGAGGCACGCTTCGGGCTGGCCGGCCGGGAAGGGACCGACATCGAGATCCTCGGGTGCACGGGCGACGTCCCGGGCGGCGGCTTCCTCTACACCAACCTCGACACGATCGCCGTGGGGGTGGTGCTCCAGCTCCCCGGGCTGGCCTCCTCGGGCCGGCGGCCCGAGGAGCTGATCGCCGGCCTCAAGGCCCACCCGGCGGTCGCCCCGCTGGTGGTTGGAGGACAGCTCAAGGAGTACTCGGCCCACCTGATCCCCGAAGGCGGCTGGGACATGCTCCCCGACCTGGCCGCCGACGGGCTGCTGGTGGCCGGGGACGCCGCCGCCCTCTGCCTGGCCACCGGGATCTGGCTCGAGGGGGTCAACTACGCCATCGCCTCCGGCGCGGCGGCCGGGGAGGCGGCCGCCGCGGCGCTGGCGTCCGGGGACACGTCCGCCGCCGGGCTGGCCGGCTACCGGCACCGGCTCGAGTCGAGCTTCGTGCTCGCCGACTTCAAGCGGCTGCGCCGCGCGCCCGGCCTGGTGCTCTCCGAGCGCGTGCAGCGCCGCTACCCGCAGATCGCCTGCAACCTGGTGGAGCGCCTGTTCACCGTGGACAACCCGAACCCCAAGCCGCGGCTGCTGGCCGCCGGCCGGGCCGAGCTGCGCCGCTCGGCCGTGCGTGCGCGCGACCTCGCCCGCGACGCCTGGACCGCCCTGCGGGCGTTCGGATGACCCGCCCCGACCGCTCCTGGCCCGAGGTCGGCTTCGACGACCGCATGGCCACCGTCGAGTTCCGGGTGTCGCCCAAGGCCCACATCGTGGTCGACGGCGACGCCTGCCGCGGCTGCACGACCAGGGAGTGCGTCACCGCCTGCCCGGCCAGCCTGTTCGTGGCCATTGCCGATGGCGGGGTGCTGTTCAACTACGAGGAGTGCTTCGAGTGCGGTACCTGCTACATGGTCTGCAACACCGAGGGAGCCATCTCGTGGAGCTACCCGGAGGGTGGCCACGGCGTCGTGTTCCACCGCTCGTGAGCGGGCCGCGGGTCGGGGTCGCCATGAAATGGGTGCCGCTGCGGGTCGAGGTCGACCCGCTGACCGGGGCGGTCGCCGCCGACCCGCGCAGCTCGGGCGCTTCGGGTGCCGACCTTGCCGCGCTCGAGTGGGGGTTGCGGCTGGCCGAGGCGTGGGGTGGCGAGGTCCTGGTCGCGAGCGCTGGCCCGACCGAGGCGGACGGGCTGCTCAGGGAGGCGCTCGCCGCCGGCGCGGCCCGGGCGGTCCGCTGCGAGCTGCCCGCCGGCGCGCCCGGCGTGCTGCCCGCCGGCGCGCCCAGCGAGCTGGTCGCCGCCGCCCTGGCCGCCGCGTTCGCGGGCGTGGCGGTGGTGGTCTGCGGCGACTGGAGCCTCGACCGCGGATCCGGTTCGGTCCCGGCGTTCCTGGCCGCCCGGCTGGGCGCCGCCCAAGCCCTCGGGCTGGTCGCGTTGTGGCCCGAGGCGCCCGGCGTGGTCCGGGCCGAGCGCCGCCTCGACCTCGGGCGACGCGAGGTGCTCCGGGTCCGGGCGCCGGCCGTGCTCTCGGTCGAGGGCGCCACCGCCCACCTGCGCCGGGCGTCCCTCCCAGCCATGCTCCGGGCGCGCGACGCGGCCGTCGAGCACCTGCCCGCACCGGTCCCCGACCCGGTCGCCGCCGGGATACCCGAGCCGCCCGGCCCGATCCGGCGCGGCCCTTATCGGCCCCGGCCCCGTGTCCTGCCCGGGCCCGACCCCGGCGCGAGCGCCCGCGAGCGGATCCTCGCCCTTACCGGTGCCGAGACCGGGCGTACCCCGCCGCAGACCGTGCGGCTCGACCCCGGCCCCGCCGCAGACCGCGTCCTGGCCCAGCTCCGCACCTGGGGCTACCTCGAATGACCGGCCTGGCCGCCCGTACCTGGCCCGAGGTGGCGGCGCGGGCGGGCGCCGTGCTCGCCCTGCCCTTGGGCTCGACCGAGCAGCACGGCCCCCACCTCCCGCTCGACACCGACACCCGGGTGGCGGTCGCCCTGGCCGAGCGGCTGGCCGCACGCCGCCCGGACGTGCTGGTCGCGCCCGCCCTGCCCTACGGGTCGAGCGGCGAGCACGCCGGCTTCGCGGGCACGATCTCCATCGGCCGGGCCGCCCTGGAGCTCGCCCTGGTCGAGCTGGTCCGCTCGCTCGGCCCCGAGTTCCGGGCCGCCGTGCTTGTCGTCGGCCACGGCGGCAACGCCGCGCCGGTGGCCGCCGCCCGGGACCTCCTCGCACGCGAGGGCCGGCAAGTGGTGGCCTGGCTCGCCCGCCCGCCGGCACCGCGGCCGAGCACCCACAGCCCGCGGGCTCCCGGCTCCCCGGAGGCTCAGCTTGAGAGAACGCGCCGCCGATACTCGACCGCGGTTCCAGGCGGCGACGCGCACGCCGGGCGGACCGAGACCTCGCTGCTGCTCGCCCTGGCCCCGGACGCCGTCCGCCTCGACCTCGCCGCGGCCGGGGCCACCCGCCCGCTCGAGGAGCTGATGGGCGTCCTGGCCAGCTCCGGCGTGCGCGCGGTCTCCCCGAACGGCGTGCTCGGCGACCCGGCCGGCGCGTCCGCGGCCGAGGGCCGCCGCCTCCTCGCCGACCTGGCCGACGACCTCTGCCGCACCGTCGAGGCCGAGCTGGGCCCGCCCTGGCCGCCTGGAACGCGTCCGGCCGTCCAGGCCGGCGGCGCGTTCGCGCCGGCGCCGACGGACGGGACGGGGTCGTCGCCAGCCCCAGGGCGGAACCCGTCGCCAGCCCCAGGGCGGAACCCGTCGCCGGTACCCGGCGCTCGCTCCGGGCCCGAGGACGCTCGCTCCGGGCCTGAGGCGACCCCATGACCGGGGACGTGACCGGGAGGCCGGGCACGGACAGGTCGGGCGACGGGCGGGTCGCGGTCGTGACCGGGGCGGCCAGGGGGCTCGGGGCGGCCACGGCGCTCGCGCTCGCGCGTGGAGGGTGGCGGCTGGTGCTGGTCGACCGCTGCGCCGACGACCCTGCCGTGCGCTACGCCCTCGCCTCGGCGGCCGACCTCGAGCGCACTGCCGCCGCCTGCCGGGCGGCCGCCGGTGACCCCGGCCGGGTCGTGGCCCGGGCCGGCGACGTGCGCATCCAGGGCGACCTGGACGCCGCCGTGGTCACGGCGGTGGACGGTTTCGGCGGCCTCGACGCGGCCGTGGCCGCCGCCGGGGTGCTGGCCGGGGGCTCGCCGGCCTGGGAGACGACCGACCAGACCTGGGACGCCGTCCTCGACGTCGACCTCGGCGGGGTATGGCGG from the Actinomycetes bacterium genome contains:
- the mftA gene encoding mycofactocin precursor MftA (Mycofactocin is a small molecule electron carrier derived from the final two amino acids, Val-Tyr, of MftA, the mycofactocin precursor. It plays a role in redox homeostasis and the metabolism of alcohols and aldehydes in Actinobacteria, including Mycobacterium tuberculosis.), which produces MDSTQEPDSTQEPTGPVLDPPATPADDLVEEEALVEEISIDGMCGVY
- the mftB gene encoding mycofactocin biosynthesis chaperone MftB (MftB, a small protein, is a peptide chaperone that assists the radical SAM enzyme MftC in performing two modifications to the C-terminal Val-Tyr dipeptide of the mycofactocin precursor peptide, MftA. MftB's role is analogous to the role of PqqD in the biosynthesis of PQQ, a cofactor that derives entirely from a Tyr and a Glu in the precursor PqqA.), translated to MTFDPARPYRLHPQVALRDEPFGALAYHYGNRRLTFLKSPRLVELVRALEGHPSLDGALDVLGLPPPERTRWRRSLEQLAASEVICAR
- the mftC gene encoding mycofactocin radical SAM maturase (MftC is a radical SAM/SPASM enzyme that catalyzes the first two steps in biosynthesis of the electron carrier mycofactocin from the terminal Val-Tyr dipeptide of the precursor peptide MftA.) encodes the protein MLADRLKYGLAAPICLTWELTYGCNLACVHCLSSSGRRDPAELSTAEAKAVVDELAAMQVFYVNVGGGEPLVRTDFFELVEYAVTSGVGVKFSTNGALLDRAKAARVAAMDYVDVQVSLDGATAVTNDAVRGPGSFAAARRAMDNLAGAGFRAFKLSVVLTRHNVAELDELEALAAAYGAVLRVTRLRPSGRGAAAWAGLHPTAEQQRAVHRWLVDRPHVLTGDSFFHLSALGEPLPGLNLCGAGRVVCLVDPVGDVYACPFVLHDDFKAGSVRDPGGFAAVWRSSELFRSLREPQSAGACASCGAYDACQGGCMAAKFFTGLPLDGPDPECVLGHGERALAVLPPGSAPSPGPGHSKRRLLPVLPSR
- a CDS encoding NAD-binding protein, producing MPSGPAARPARLKRARPWLSTPLALRGRTAPGRVWFGPHETNLGRGRALSDRHVAYYGRRAAGGAAVVVVEEASVHPSDWPYERAPLAARCADGWAAVAAACRPHGTLVLAAIGHAGGQGSSAYHQLPLWAPSRVPEVTSREVPKAMELEDVAAVVAGFAQAARLAVQAGLDGVEVNAGQHSLVRQFLSGLTNQRDDEYGTDRLRFAREVLGAVREAAGDAIVGLRLSCDELAPWAGIVPEAGAALAAELAGPVDYVVPVRGSIYSVSATRPDGHVEPGFNLGLARAVRAALPGPVAVVAQGSIVDVAMAAEVLADGTAEAVEMTRAQIADPDLAAKAAAGLSARIRPCILCNQACQVRDARNPIVSCVGEPSAGHETEDPPVDRPPAGPGPAGVGRADDPAAADDPAAADDPAAADDPAAPALPSGTLPGHSGTLQGHRRVPPAAAGDRDQSGVLVVGGGPAGLECARVAALRGHRVRLVERSDRLGGALRVAARGAGRARLAVLADWLASECLALGVDVRLGHEATAAELAGSGSGGAVVLCTGGRAGEPAYEVEDGAAVVTAREALDGGPGLPDGPVAVWDPVGGPIGVSVAELLAAAGRTVSLLTPDLVAGQELARSGDLAPANVRLHQAGVGLVKRAVLRRASHGQAMTEDRFTGAADAVPATVLVDAGHRLPDDRLWRETGGTLPRAGDAVAPRTIYEAVLEGRRAALALAAPAPEGRRASRPSAAGAPLEEEGRQ
- a CDS encoding FAD-dependent oxidoreductase gives rise to the protein MTARGRYRHLFSPLRIGPVTVANRIVFAAHLTNYAEDGGPSEQHAAYYAARAAGGAGLIITEEHSTHPTDWPYEKLIHGFRPDVVPGYRRVTEAVHAHGVPIFAQINHNGGQGSGTYSRLPLWAPSPVADPLFREVPKEITRAEIGEVVAGYATVAGHCAAGGFDGIELQCSHSSIVRAFLSPWANRRTDRYGGSLANRMRILLELVPAVREAIGRDRALGVRLCGDELIEGGIVLDEAVEVARALESTGLVDYVNTSIGVATMTLFMIEASMHVPPGYALFVPSAIRKAVDLPVVGVGRFKDPLQAERAIEEGHCDLVGVVRGQIADADFAAKARAGAGEQIRLCLSCNQECVGRMGQNRWVGCIESPRTGREAAAPARPAARRRRVLVAGAGPAGLQAAIAAAARGHVVTVHEREPVAGGQVRLAATVPSRAELGDLVRNQLAECRRLGVEVRYGSRVDLELIRAEAPDAVVVATGAEPARPWWAPPAAMPEAHESRGPEVRETLTPAARETHPPAAQEAHPPAARETPGPSAGGPPVVDVRDVLEGVATPAGRVVVVDELGFHQATSVAELLADRGCRVEVLAPAMVVGQDLGATLDMEGWCTRAAAKGIVQTPDSVVIGMDGGKLQVLHHPSGRTMSYDVDWVVLAVPQAPAEALYFDLKAARLPGVEVHRAGDCVAPRRAHAAVVEGDRIGAAL
- a CDS encoding mycofactocin-associated electron transfer flavoprotein alpha subunit (Built with help from friend_finder, bracket5, and grep mycofactocin); translation: MREQAVIAVVPVRAGILPLGADETVAEAGGAALVVGEDAAAAAGELTATRAPVRAAEAGPFRAGAWAAALAPLLAGEAVVVLPASPDGRDLAPRLAAALGRPLLAGAVRVEVGRVVLARHRGLVADEVAVDRPVVATLQPGVRGVEPGPAGRHPVEPLELALAGGHDAEPLELLPPDPATMDLAEAPRIVAGGQGLGGPEAFAVLGRVAQALGASLGATRVATDQGWASAERQIGTTGVTVDPRLYVGVGISGAVQHVAGLGRPDHVIAVNTDPSCPMMAMADLAVVSDAPAFVAELAARLGTAAPAGARAGGANG
- a CDS encoding FAD-dependent oxidoreductase; this encodes MAETVPSLLAQGAAATRAAAHLPPAAHLPPAAHLPSVAHLPPAAHLPLAAHLPLAAHLPPAAQSADATQSATRPAAEGFDVVVVGAGPAGSAAALTLARAGVRVCLVERGPFPGAKNMYGGVLYGRVLDGLLPGWWQEAPVQRWVTRRATMVVTPTQSLTVDFRTTAWGEPPYNGATVYRSDLDAWLAAKAEAAGAVLLCSTTVTGLTRGPTGQVTGVRTDRPDGDLPARVVVACDGVNSLLAKEAGLYRHPEPEHFTLGVKEVLALPRQDIEARFGLAGREGTDIEILGCTGDVPGGGFLYTNLDTIAVGVVLQLPGLASSGRRPEELIAGLKAHPAVAPLVVGGQLKEYSAHLIPEGGWDMLPDLAADGLLVAGDAAALCLATGIWLEGVNYAIASGAAAGEAAAAALASGDTSAAGLAGYRHRLESSFVLADFKRLRRAPGLVLSERVQRRYPQIACNLVERLFTVDNPNPKPRLLAAGRAELRRSAVRARDLARDAWTALRAFG
- a CDS encoding 4Fe-4S dicluster domain-containing protein: MTRPDRSWPEVGFDDRMATVEFRVSPKAHIVVDGDACRGCTTRECVTACPASLFVAIADGGVLFNYEECFECGTCYMVCNTEGAISWSYPEGGHGVVFHRS
- a CDS encoding mycofactocin-associated electron transfer flavoprotein beta subunit; this encodes MSGPRVGVAMKWVPLRVEVDPLTGAVAADPRSSGASGADLAALEWGLRLAEAWGGEVLVASAGPTEADGLLREALAAGAARAVRCELPAGAPGVLPAGAPSELVAAALAAAFAGVAVVVCGDWSLDRGSGSVPAFLAARLGAAQALGLVALWPEAPGVVRAERRLDLGRREVLRVRAPAVLSVEGATAHLRRASLPAMLRARDAAVEHLPAPVPDPVAAGIPEPPGPIRRGPYRPRPRVLPGPDPGASARERILALTGAETGRTPPQTVRLDPGPAADRVLAQLRTWGYLE
- the mftE gene encoding mycofactocin biosynthesis peptidyl-dipeptidase MftE — its product is MTGLAARTWPEVAARAGAVLALPLGSTEQHGPHLPLDTDTRVAVALAERLAARRPDVLVAPALPYGSSGEHAGFAGTISIGRAALELALVELVRSLGPEFRAAVLVVGHGGNAAPVAAARDLLAREGRQVVAWLARPPAPRPSTHSPRAPGSPEAQLERTRRRYSTAVPGGDAHAGRTETSLLLALAPDAVRLDLAAAGATRPLEELMGVLASSGVRAVSPNGVLGDPAGASAAEGRRLLADLADDLCRTVEAELGPPWPPGTRPAVQAGGAFAPAPTDGTGSSPAPGRNPSPAPGRNPSPVPGARSGPEDARSGPEATP